In Streptacidiphilus sp. P02-A3a, the DNA window CTGCTCTACCTCTGCGGCGTGGTCCTCAAGGGCTGTGTCTGGGGTCTGGCATTCAAGATCGACAACCCCGGTGACCCCCGTTGGCGCTACCGGCCGCTGATGAGCCTGCTCTCCTCGCTGCTGCTGGCCTGGCTGCTGCCGTACTCGTTCGCGACCATCCGGCGCGGCGTCTGGTCGAGGAGCGCCACCTGATGAAGGCCCTGCGTGCCGTGGGGCGGCTGATCGCCGCCCTGATCTCCATCGCCGTCGTCTGCGGCGTCTATGCCATCGTGCTCAGCAGAGGGAGCATCCTGCCGTGACCACCCCCACGCCCGGCACCGCGCCGGACGGGTCGGGCGCCGTCGGCGCGCCGCTCCCCGGTACCGCCGGTCCCAGCGCTGCCGCGATCGGCGCCGCCGAGATCCGGGCCGAGCGCCGCGCCGCCACCGCCCGGGGCGCGCGGCGCGGGCACTGGCCCGCCCGGCTCGGCCTGCTGGCGCTCGCGCTGGCGATCCTGGCCATGCCGTTCTACGCGGCGGCCTACTACTACGAGTACCAGAAGTACATGACCCCGCAGGCCCCGGGCACGGTGGTGCAGCTGGGCGCGAACCAGACCGCCGCCTGGTCCGGTTCGGTCAAGGCACTCCCGGCGACCACCGCGCCGATCGTGCTGACCTACCACGACATCAGCCCGACCAACGACAGCGAGTACGTGGTCAGCCCGAGCACCTTCGCGGGCCAGATGGCGGCCCTGCAAGCGGCCGGCTACCGCAGCCTGACCAGCCAGGAGTTCGCCGACTACCTGCGCGGCGGCCCGGCCCCGCCGCGCTCGGTCTACATCACCTTCGACGACGGCACCAACGGCCTGTGGGTCTACGGCGACAAGATCCTGGCGAAGTACCACATGCACGGCGCCTCGTTCCTGATCTCCGAGCGGGTGGACCACGACCGCCCGTACTACCTGACCTGGAACGAGATCAGCCGGATGCAGGCGTCCGGCCGCTGGGACTTCCAGGACCACACCTTCGACCTGCACTACCGCGCCGCCATCGACGCCAAGGGCGACCAGGGCTCGGCGCTGGCCAACCGGCTGTGGCTGCCCACGCAGAACCGGCTGGAGACCTACGCCGAGTACCAGGCCCGGGTGGAGGCGGACATCAACAAGTCCATCTCCACCATGGAGGGCCACGGCCTGCCCCGGCCGCTGTTCTTCGCCTACCCGTACTCGGAGTCGGACACCCGGGCCAACCTGCCCAAGCCGGGCCCGACCATCCAGACGCTGCTGTCCAAGTACTTCGTGGCGACCCTGACCGACGTCTCCTCCCGGCCGCTGACCGCCAGCCGCCGCGCCGCCACCATGCAGAACGTGCAGCGCCTGGAGGTGGTCAAGAACACCACCCCGTCGCTGCTGCTCGCCGAGCTGGCGCAGTGGACCCAGGTCGCCCCGGTGGACCCGGACCCGCTGTCCGAGGCCTCCCAGTGGACCCGTACCGACGGCTCCAAGCAGAGCGGCCTGGGCCCGTTCACCGGCAAGGGCCCCTACCCGACCGGCGGGCACTACGCCGCCGCCGACTTCCGCCAGATGAGCAGTCTGGACTGGAACGACTACCAGGTCGACGCCACCGTCACCGGCCTCACCGACGGCACCAACCAGGCGTCCATCGGGGTCCGCGACGACAGTGCCGAGGAGATCGTGGTCGGCGTCAGCCGGGGCACGCTGTCGCTGTCCCAGGACAACGTCAAGCTGGCCCAGAAGAAGATCGCCGACGTGTCCACGCACACCGTGCAGGTGACCGTGCAGGGCCCGGTCACCACCGCCCGGGTGGACGGCACCGCCGTGCTCAGCTGGACCTCCAAGGTCACCCAGCCCAGCCAGCTCACCGGCGGGTTCGGCATCCGGGTCGGCATCAACCACCCCGGCGTCGCCTGGCCGTCGTTCACCGCGCTCGGCGTCTCCCAGGCCGCCCCGGCGGTGCGCACCGGC includes these proteins:
- a CDS encoding polysaccharide deacetylase family protein, which translates into the protein MTTPTPGTAPDGSGAVGAPLPGTAGPSAAAIGAAEIRAERRAATARGARRGHWPARLGLLALALAILAMPFYAAAYYYEYQKYMTPQAPGTVVQLGANQTAAWSGSVKALPATTAPIVLTYHDISPTNDSEYVVSPSTFAGQMAALQAAGYRSLTSQEFADYLRGGPAPPRSVYITFDDGTNGLWVYGDKILAKYHMHGASFLISERVDHDRPYYLTWNEISRMQASGRWDFQDHTFDLHYRAAIDAKGDQGSALANRLWLPTQNRLETYAEYQARVEADINKSISTMEGHGLPRPLFFAYPYSESDTRANLPKPGPTIQTLLSKYFVATLTDVSSRPLTASRRAATMQNVQRLEVVKNTTPSLLLAELAQWTQVAPVDPDPLSEASQWTRTDGSKQSGLGPFTGKGPYPTGGHYAAADFRQMSSLDWNDYQVDATVTGLTDGTNQASIGVRDDSAEEIVVGVSRGTLSLSQDNVKLAQKKIADVSTHTVQVTVQGPVTTARVDGTAVLSWTSKVTQPSQLTGGFGIRVGINHPGVAWPSFTALGVSQAAPAVRTGGADALSVGQAVLLDPNASWEAAPGVAAPFRITNQELEPQGNSSLSAYGAYQPERTGAWTDYTVSGTVGRLTNTAVSGAVWVRVGSPLAISVQVYRGQLEVFSGDADSQQLVGTRALTASATHLVSITVTPTATLVSVDGTVRMTLLAKDETGGVAFSAYRDLTRRTWPTVTGLKVTGASS